In a genomic window of Acidimicrobiia bacterium:
- the rimM gene encoding 16S rRNA processing protein RimM, with the protein MRSKSTSSSRTESSSRRNGVGWGWCAGLAVSGAMTAGETTRRRRCGSSEVLVLLEVGRITKAFGVRGEVLVALSSDRLERLDPGAVLQTDRGPLTVVSSARHQDRWIVQFDGFHDRDGAEAWRGLLLRAEPVEGDDDGVLWVHELIGRLVVLADGSPVGTVTEVHGNPASDLLVLDSGALVPVVFITEQEAGRIVIDPPEGLFDL; encoded by the coding sequence ATGAGGTCGAAGTCGACATCGAGTTCGAGGACTGAGTCTTCATCCCGACGCAACGGTGTCGGGTGGGGGTGGTGTGCTGGATTGGCGGTGAGCGGCGCCATGACGGCTGGCGAAACAACCCGCCGTCGCCGTTGTGGCTCCTCGGAGGTACTGGTGTTACTTGAGGTCGGGCGTATCACCAAGGCGTTTGGCGTGCGCGGCGAAGTCCTGGTGGCGCTGTCCTCGGATCGCCTCGAACGCCTCGACCCCGGGGCGGTGCTGCAGACCGATCGCGGGCCGCTCACCGTGGTCTCCTCGGCCCGGCACCAAGACCGCTGGATCGTGCAGTTCGACGGGTTTCACGACCGCGACGGGGCTGAGGCCTGGCGGGGCCTGCTGCTGCGGGCCGAACCGGTGGAGGGCGACGACGATGGCGTGCTGTGGGTGCACGAACTCATCGGCCGCCTCGTCGTGCTGGCCGACGGTTCGCCGGTGGGCACCGTCACCGAGGTGCACGGCAACCCGGCATCGGATCTCCTCGTACTCGATAGCGGGGCGCTGGTGCCGGTTGTGTTCATCACCGAGCAGGAGGCCGGGCGCATCGTGATCGATCCACCCGAGGGCCTCTTCGACCTGTAG
- a CDS encoding KH domain-containing protein, whose product MSELDQDLTEDDVNRVPTAAAAPSHDEAYDPAPTATSVLDILVTSLVDDPDAVRIDPIEQRGRVRLEVRVGPEDMGRVIGKRGRVANAIRTVVRAAAVRDEVEVDIEFED is encoded by the coding sequence ATGAGCGAACTCGACCAGGACCTGACCGAAGACGATGTAAACCGCGTACCCACCGCGGCCGCCGCCCCGAGCCACGACGAAGCCTACGATCCGGCACCCACCGCCACCTCGGTGCTCGATATCCTCGTCACCTCGCTGGTAGATGATCCCGATGCGGTGCGCATTGACCCCATTGAGCAGCGCGGCAGGGTGCGCCTTGAGGTGCGGGTGGGTCCTGAGGACATGGGTCGTGTGATTGGTAAGCGCGGTCGAGTGGCCAACGCCATCCGAACGGTGGTGCGGGCCGCCGCGGTGCGCGATGAGGTCGAAGTCGACATCGAGTTCGAGGACTGA
- a CDS encoding 30S ribosomal protein S16, with product MAVKLRLMRMGKKKQPTYRVVAADSRSPRNGRFIEILGTYDPRHEPSVVKIDTAKAHDWISKGAQPTETVARLLKVAEAQAAEVAETPEAADA from the coding sequence GTGGCCGTGAAGCTCCGCCTGATGCGTATGGGCAAGAAAAAGCAGCCCACTTACCGCGTAGTGGCGGCCGATTCGCGTTCGCCCCGCAACGGCCGGTTCATAGAGATCCTGGGTACCTATGATCCGCGCCACGAGCCGTCGGTCGTAAAGATCGACACGGCGAAAGCTCACGATTGGATCAGTAAGGGTGCCCAGCCCACGGAGACCGTGGCCCGCCTGTTGAAGGTGGCCGAGGCACAGGCCGCCGAGGTCGCGGAGACACCGGAAGCCGCCGACGCATGA
- a CDS encoding signal recognition particle protein — MFDALSDRFEGIFKRLRGQGRLREQDVEEVLREIRVALLEADVNFKVVRGMLERIRAKTVGIEVTEALNPAQQIIKIVHEELISALGGEVIRISYASKPPTVVLLAGLQGAGKTTNAAKLARWFKQQGRNPILVGADLQRPAAVEQLRTLGRQIDVPVFSRPGDPVETAAAGLAEAKRLGRDVLIVDTAGRLAIDAALMDEVRRISDVTSPDYTFLVIDAMTGQDAVTVAESFNDTLALDGVILTKLDGDARGGAALSVKEVVGKPIAFASTGEKLADFELFHPDRLAGRILGMGDMLTLIEKAEEVYEKQGAEEAAQRLMDGSFTLDDFLDQMQQIKKMGPLSGVVGMIPGMPKELKNAKIEDGQLDHLEAMIRSMTVAERANVDLIDGSRRARIARGSGSDPGEVAVLVKQFKEMQKMMKRIPGLSGTKKGRSAKKKGKSRGRTTTALSDPPALLKPPFSLPGLN, encoded by the coding sequence ATGTTCGACGCACTCTCAGACCGGTTCGAAGGGATCTTCAAGCGCCTGCGGGGCCAGGGACGCTTGCGCGAGCAAGATGTGGAGGAGGTGCTGCGGGAGATACGCGTGGCGCTCCTCGAAGCCGACGTCAATTTCAAGGTCGTGCGCGGGATGCTCGAGCGCATCCGGGCCAAGACCGTCGGGATTGAGGTGACTGAGGCGCTCAACCCGGCGCAGCAGATCATCAAGATCGTCCACGAGGAACTCATCAGCGCTCTAGGCGGCGAGGTCATTCGGATCTCCTACGCCAGCAAACCCCCCACCGTGGTGCTGCTAGCCGGTCTCCAGGGGGCCGGGAAGACCACCAACGCCGCGAAACTCGCCCGCTGGTTCAAGCAGCAGGGCCGCAACCCGATCCTGGTGGGCGCCGACCTCCAGCGGCCCGCTGCTGTGGAGCAGTTGCGCACGCTGGGCCGCCAGATTGACGTACCGGTATTCTCCCGCCCCGGCGACCCGGTGGAAACGGCGGCCGCCGGATTGGCGGAGGCGAAGCGACTGGGCCGTGACGTGCTCATCGTGGATACCGCCGGCCGCCTGGCGATCGATGCTGCGCTCATGGACGAGGTACGACGGATCTCCGACGTGACGAGCCCGGACTACACGTTCCTGGTGATTGACGCCATGACGGGTCAAGACGCCGTGACGGTGGCCGAGAGCTTCAACGACACGCTGGCCCTCGACGGCGTGATCCTCACCAAACTCGACGGCGACGCACGCGGTGGGGCGGCCCTGAGCGTGAAGGAGGTGGTGGGCAAGCCCATCGCCTTCGCCTCCACCGGCGAGAAGTTGGCCGACTTCGAACTCTTCCACCCGGATCGGCTGGCGGGCCGAATCCTGGGCATGGGCGACATGCTCACCCTGATCGAGAAGGCCGAGGAGGTCTACGAGAAGCAGGGGGCCGAGGAGGCCGCCCAGCGGCTCATGGACGGCAGCTTCACGCTGGACGATTTTCTCGACCAGATGCAACAGATCAAGAAGATGGGCCCCCTCTCGGGTGTCGTGGGGATGATCCCCGGGATGCCTAAGGAACTGAAAAACGCCAAGATCGAAGATGGGCAACTGGACCACCTGGAGGCGATGATCCGATCGATGACGGTGGCGGAACGAGCCAACGTCGACTTGATCGACGGCTCGCGCCGGGCTCGCATCGCGCGGGGGTCGGGATCGGATCCCGGCGAGGTGGCGGTGTTGGTGAAACAGTTCAAGGAGATGCAGAAGATGATGAAGCGCATCCCGGGCCTTTCTGGCACCAAGAAGGGGCGTAGCGCGAAGAAAAAAGGGAAGAGCCGGGGGCGAACAACCACGGCGCTCAGCGACCCCCCGGCCCTGCTAAAGCCGCCCTTCAGCCTGCCGGGTTTGAACTGA
- a CDS encoding YtxH domain-containing protein codes for MFTLVRLLFLPVKVGVGVSRVGAKAGYRTGRLLGYRRVAVFAAGVGLGLMIAPMAGRETRGRIQDRWINRNNGGADLAERVREELARAPRTWHLPQPEVEAVGACAILRGEVPHQSARADMERAAAAVAGVASVENHLTVGRVSGTNGLG; via the coding sequence ATGTTCACCCTTGTGCGTCTCCTGTTTCTGCCCGTCAAGGTGGGCGTCGGCGTCTCGCGCGTTGGTGCGAAGGCGGGCTACCGCACCGGGCGGCTGTTGGGATACCGGCGGGTGGCCGTGTTCGCCGCCGGGGTGGGCCTGGGTCTGATGATCGCCCCGATGGCGGGCCGGGAGACGCGCGGTCGGATCCAGGACCGCTGGATCAACCGAAACAACGGTGGCGCCGATCTCGCCGAGCGGGTGCGAGAGGAACTAGCACGAGCACCAAGGACCTGGCACCTGCCCCAGCCGGAGGTCGAGGCCGTCGGCGCCTGTGCCATCCTGCGCGGCGAGGTTCCCCACCAGAGCGCCCGTGCGGACATGGAACGGGCCGCCGCCGCGGTAGCGGGTGTGGCCAGTGTGGAGAACCACCTCACGGTGGGGAGGGTCTCGGGAACCAATGGCCTCGGTTGA
- the ftsY gene encoding signal recognition particle-docking protein FtsY yields the protein MESLLLVLIIIAIVLSVGGVALVVHRRADRATLEPPPAPSAPAPSVPAPSPAAPSVSAPPAASLRDRLGKARGTLSGFLGSVMAREALDQETWDELEEALIRADVGIGATTAILDRLRQSVVSEGITASSELLEVLKAQLKADLAVGDRDLHHQPGGPNVWLFVGVNGVGKTTTIGKVGKQQADLGHRIVMAAGDTFRAAAAEQLEAWAERSGADLVRGAEGGDPSSIIFDAVQRAAARGSDLVLADTAGRLHTKVNLMEELRKVRRVADRDPGQVSEVLLVLDATTGQNGLVQAQQFTEAVELTGVVLTKLDGSAKGGIALAIQSTLGIPIKLVGLGETVDDLVAFDPDEFIDALFAAD from the coding sequence ATGGAATCTCTACTGCTCGTCCTGATCATCATTGCCATCGTCTTGTCGGTGGGGGGCGTGGCCTTGGTGGTGCATCGCCGGGCCGACCGCGCCACCCTTGAGCCGCCCCCCGCCCCCTCGGCTCCCGCGCCTTCGGTTCCCGCTCCCTCGCCCGCCGCCCCTTCGGTTTCCGCCCCACCGGCGGCCTCGTTGCGCGATCGCTTAGGAAAGGCCCGCGGCACTCTGTCGGGGTTCTTGGGCTCGGTCATGGCCCGTGAAGCGCTGGACCAGGAAACCTGGGACGAACTCGAAGAGGCCCTCATCCGGGCGGATGTGGGCATTGGCGCCACCACCGCCATCCTCGATCGTTTGCGCCAGAGCGTGGTCTCGGAGGGCATCACGGCATCGTCGGAGTTGCTCGAGGTGCTCAAGGCCCAGCTCAAGGCCGATCTCGCCGTGGGGGACCGAGACCTACACCACCAGCCCGGTGGCCCGAACGTGTGGCTCTTCGTGGGAGTGAACGGTGTGGGCAAGACCACCACGATTGGCAAGGTGGGCAAGCAGCAGGCCGATCTCGGTCACCGGATCGTCATGGCGGCGGGGGATACCTTCCGTGCCGCGGCGGCCGAACAGCTGGAGGCCTGGGCTGAGCGTTCGGGCGCCGACCTCGTTCGGGGCGCCGAAGGGGGCGATCCCAGCTCGATCATCTTCGATGCCGTGCAACGGGCTGCCGCTCGGGGGAGCGACCTCGTGTTGGCGGATACTGCGGGCCGTCTCCACACCAAGGTGAACCTGATGGAGGAACTTCGCAAGGTACGCCGCGTGGCCGACCGCGATCCGGGCCAGGTCAGCGAGGTGTTGCTCGTCCTGGATGCCACCACGGGACAAAACGGATTGGTGCAGGCCCAGCAGTTCACCGAGGCGGTGGAACTCACGGGCGTGGTGTTGACCAAACTGGACGGCTCGGCCAAGGGCGGCATCGCGCTGGCGATCCAGTCCACCCTCGGTATTCCCATCAAACTGGTGGGTCTCGGCGAGACCGTGGACGACCTGGTGGCCTTCGATCCCGACGAGTTTATCGACGCCCTCTTCGCCGCCGACTGA
- the smc gene encoding chromosome segregation protein SMC produces the protein MFLKTLTLKGFKSFADTTALDLEPGVTVVVGPNGSGKSNVVDAIGWVLGAQAPSAVRSQKMDDVIFAGTARRSALGRAEVSLTIDNSAGMLPIDFTEVTITRTLFRTGDSEYAINDVPCRLLDIQDLLSDTGVGRQQHVIVSQGQIDAVLNARPEERRLIIEEAAGILKYRKRKEKAERRLISTEGNLTRLGDLLREVRRQLRPLERQADAARRHGDLVAELRALQVFLAGRDLTTLHRRLADGGAARAELTNEDGLLRRTLGELDAAVLNAEAELGYTGADDLGDDLVRFEALREKARGLVALLSERRRGIERERGAFVDQAVIATLEAEANRLTSELAASDAEAEDLVPQQEELSQAQGALADARTAFEQDWAQGVVAAPAGQAAEARGELAAMRAGVERGDGERHRVEASLVVLGEKLSRLAAETDRLRAEAETASSAEGPLVERLAGAEQQRADAEKQVAEAEATLRAADGDRHAWTARAEALGLALDQARARAGAERLAEVDGVVGTLLELIEVDDGWDAAVEAAAGEALAAVVVDGVEAARAAIVALQSGTDAGEAVGGAVLALGATRTSRVAPTVGEPVRRHVRAARPDVGALLDALLGSAVAVEGGWSAAVDAALAHPDVVIVTLEGGRFGPSGWRVGTASTGATGAALAEARERAEQSTLEAGHAEAGLAEARARLEEARHGEAGLARQLDEHDGRLSAATDGLQRVEADRRDAATETEALRSHADELAERVGREQARVAELDLLLPRLEAQEAEGAEQARAMAAAKGDLDERAAMVGSQRADIEVRAAGLDDRRQFLRARLVDVEARLEGTTEARREAEVRRVELDVKQTAVERLGALVPERLGTIEATLGDLRERRRRQSEAQRVASGRLDELRHQRSDAERRLDQTRERSRRAELDEAEVKLRLETAVDTLRRDLEVEPAVAMASEAPEGPDGSTPTARARALERELRLMGPINPLALEEYDALQARHTFLHEQLEDVKASRRDLGRVIRAIDAEIVEVFAGAYADVSQNFEQLFQTLFPGGAGSLRLTAPDDLLETGIEVEAKPSGKNVRKLSLLSGGERSLTALAFLFAVFRSRPSPFYVMDEVEAALDDVNLHRFLDLVREFRQEAQLLIVSHQKRTMEAADVLYGVTMEPGGSSKVVSERVSTVA, from the coding sequence ATGTTCCTCAAGACGCTCACGCTGAAGGGTTTCAAGTCCTTCGCCGACACGACCGCACTCGATCTTGAACCCGGCGTCACCGTGGTGGTGGGGCCCAACGGGTCGGGGAAGTCCAACGTGGTGGACGCCATTGGGTGGGTGCTCGGTGCCCAAGCGCCCTCTGCGGTGCGGTCGCAGAAGATGGACGACGTGATCTTTGCCGGCACCGCGCGGCGCTCGGCGCTCGGTCGGGCCGAGGTCAGCCTCACCATCGACAACTCGGCCGGGATGCTGCCCATCGATTTTACCGAGGTGACCATCACCCGCACGCTGTTCCGCACCGGCGACAGCGAGTACGCCATCAACGACGTCCCCTGTCGCCTGCTCGACATCCAGGACCTGCTCTCCGATACGGGAGTCGGTCGTCAGCAGCACGTGATCGTGAGCCAGGGGCAGATCGACGCCGTCCTCAACGCCCGTCCGGAGGAGCGCCGCCTCATCATCGAGGAGGCCGCCGGCATCCTGAAGTACCGGAAACGAAAAGAAAAAGCCGAGCGCCGCCTCATCTCCACCGAGGGCAACCTCACCCGCTTGGGCGATCTCCTGCGCGAGGTTCGGCGGCAGTTGCGCCCTCTGGAGCGTCAGGCCGACGCCGCCCGGCGGCACGGCGATCTCGTAGCCGAACTGCGGGCGCTGCAGGTGTTCCTGGCTGGTCGCGACCTCACGACGCTCCATCGGCGGCTCGCCGATGGAGGCGCCGCCCGGGCCGAACTGACCAATGAGGACGGGCTCTTGCGGCGGACGCTGGGCGAACTCGATGCTGCCGTACTCAACGCCGAAGCGGAGTTGGGTTATACCGGGGCCGACGATCTCGGCGACGATCTCGTTCGCTTTGAGGCCCTGCGGGAGAAGGCCCGTGGGCTCGTAGCCCTGCTCTCCGAGCGCCGTCGGGGCATCGAGCGGGAGCGGGGGGCGTTCGTAGACCAAGCGGTGATCGCCACGCTGGAAGCCGAGGCGAACCGCCTGACCTCCGAGTTGGCCGCCTCGGATGCCGAGGCCGAGGATTTGGTGCCTCAGCAAGAGGAACTGAGCCAGGCCCAGGGCGCGCTGGCCGATGCCCGGACTGCCTTCGAGCAGGATTGGGCCCAAGGCGTCGTGGCGGCCCCGGCGGGGCAGGCGGCGGAGGCGCGGGGCGAACTGGCCGCCATGCGCGCCGGGGTGGAGCGCGGCGATGGGGAACGTCACCGGGTGGAGGCCTCCCTCGTTGTGCTCGGGGAGAAACTTTCTCGCCTCGCCGCCGAGACAGATCGTCTGCGGGCGGAGGCTGAGACGGCCTCCTCGGCTGAAGGTCCACTGGTGGAACGCTTGGCGGGGGCCGAGCAACAGCGGGCCGACGCCGAGAAGCAGGTGGCCGAGGCCGAAGCCACCCTGCGGGCGGCCGACGGCGATCGCCACGCCTGGACCGCCCGGGCCGAGGCCCTGGGACTTGCCCTGGATCAGGCCCGGGCCCGAGCCGGTGCGGAACGACTGGCGGAGGTAGATGGTGTGGTGGGCACCCTCCTCGAGCTCATCGAGGTTGATGACGGATGGGACGCGGCGGTGGAAGCCGCCGCCGGGGAAGCGCTGGCGGCCGTGGTGGTGGATGGGGTGGAGGCGGCGAGAGCGGCCATCGTGGCCTTGCAGTCCGGCACGGATGCCGGCGAGGCGGTGGGAGGAGCGGTACTCGCCCTGGGGGCCACCCGAACGAGCCGTGTCGCTCCGACGGTGGGGGAGCCCGTGCGGCGCCATGTGCGGGCCGCTCGCCCCGACGTAGGCGCCCTGCTCGATGCGCTCCTCGGGTCGGCGGTGGCTGTGGAGGGCGGCTGGTCGGCGGCGGTGGATGCGGCCTTGGCTCATCCCGACGTCGTGATCGTGACGTTGGAGGGCGGACGCTTCGGACCAAGCGGATGGCGGGTAGGCACCGCCTCCACGGGGGCTACCGGCGCCGCGCTGGCGGAGGCCCGCGAGCGCGCCGAGCAGTCCACCCTGGAAGCGGGCCATGCCGAAGCCGGCCTGGCCGAAGCCCGCGCCCGGCTCGAGGAGGCCCGCCATGGTGAAGCAGGCCTCGCCCGCCAACTCGACGAGCACGACGGTCGCCTGAGCGCCGCCACCGATGGGCTGCAGCGGGTGGAGGCCGACCGCCGCGACGCCGCCACCGAGACCGAAGCGTTACGGTCGCACGCCGACGAACTGGCTGAGCGGGTTGGGCGGGAGCAGGCCCGGGTGGCCGAGCTCGACCTGCTCCTGCCGCGGTTGGAGGCCCAGGAAGCCGAGGGCGCCGAGCAGGCGCGAGCCATGGCCGCCGCCAAGGGAGATCTGGACGAGCGGGCGGCCATGGTGGGCTCGCAGCGGGCCGATATCGAGGTGCGAGCCGCGGGGTTGGATGATCGACGCCAGTTCCTCCGTGCCCGCCTGGTTGACGTGGAGGCCCGGTTGGAGGGCACCACCGAGGCCCGGCGCGAGGCCGAGGTCCGCCGCGTCGAACTTGATGTGAAGCAGACGGCGGTCGAACGTCTGGGGGCGCTGGTGCCCGAGCGCCTCGGCACGATCGAAGCCACCCTGGGAGATCTGCGGGAGCGGCGGCGTCGGCAGAGCGAGGCCCAGCGGGTTGCCTCGGGGCGGCTCGATGAACTTCGCCACCAGCGTTCCGACGCCGAACGGCGCCTCGATCAGACCCGGGAGCGGTCCCGCCGAGCCGAACTCGACGAAGCCGAAGTGAAGTTGCGTCTCGAAACCGCGGTAGACACCCTGCGCCGCGATCTCGAGGTGGAGCCGGCGGTGGCCATGGCCAGTGAGGCGCCTGAAGGTCCCGATGGGTCTACCCCCACGGCCCGGGCCCGGGCCCTCGAGCGCGAGTTGCGGCTGATGGGCCCGATCAATCCCTTGGCGCTCGAGGAGTACGACGCCTTGCAGGCGCGCCACACGTTCTTGCACGAGCAACTCGAAGATGTGAAGGCATCCCGCCGGGATCTCGGCAGGGTAATCCGGGCCATCGATGCCGAGATCGTCGAGGTGTTTGCGGGGGCCTACGCCGACGTGTCGCAGAACTTCGAGCAGTTGTTCCAGACACTGTTTCCCGGCGGGGCCGGGTCGCTGCGGCTCACCGCCCCCGACGACCTGCTGGAAACGGGCATCGAGGTGGAGGCGAAGCCGTCGGGCAAGAACGTACGCAAGCTTTCACTGCTCTCGGGAGGCGAGCGCTCTCTCACGGCGCTGGCCTTCTTGTTTGCCGTGTTCCGGAGCCGCCCGTCACCGTTCTACGTGATGGACGAAGTGGAGGCCGCCCTCGACGATGTGAACCTTCATCGCTTTCTCGACCTGGTGCGGGAGTTCCGGCAGGAGGCGCAGTTGCTGATCGTGAGCCACCAGAAGCGCACGATGGAGGCGGCCGACGTCCTCTACGGCGTGACCATGGAACCGGGTGGGAGCAGCAAGGTCGTGAGCGAACGGGTGTCTACCGTCGCCTAG
- the rnc gene encoding ribonuclease III, which produces MNALPVARLDELVARLGLDLAPDLLAPALVHSSWCAEHAGYPSNERLEFLGDAVLSVVVADHVYRVYDTLPEGDLTDIRKTVVNAVALAEVAAELRVGEHLLLGRGEEHSGGREKPSILADALEAIFGAVYLAGGIEGARTLILSVLGSRLATAQFDRTDHKSRLQELAAQLFASQPHYDVQASGPDHDRTFGSVVSIEGTAYGNGEGRSKKQAEQAAARVAHDALTDPNRLETPRETHHG; this is translated from the coding sequence CTGAACGCGCTCCCAGTAGCCCGTCTGGACGAGTTAGTCGCGCGCCTCGGCCTCGACCTGGCTCCCGACCTGTTGGCGCCGGCGCTCGTGCACAGTTCGTGGTGTGCCGAGCACGCGGGTTACCCCTCGAACGAACGTCTCGAGTTCCTCGGCGATGCCGTGCTGAGCGTGGTGGTTGCCGATCACGTGTACCGGGTCTACGACACGCTCCCGGAGGGCGACCTCACCGACATCCGCAAGACCGTCGTGAATGCGGTGGCCCTCGCGGAGGTGGCGGCCGAGTTGCGGGTAGGGGAGCACCTGCTCCTGGGACGCGGGGAGGAACACTCGGGCGGGCGAGAAAAGCCGTCGATTCTCGCCGATGCGTTGGAAGCCATCTTTGGGGCCGTCTACCTCGCCGGCGGGATCGAGGGAGCCCGCACCCTCATCCTCAGTGTCCTCGGCAGCCGTCTGGCGACGGCCCAGTTCGATCGAACCGATCACAAGAGTCGCCTGCAGGAACTGGCGGCCCAGTTGTTTGCCAGCCAGCCCCACTACGACGTGCAGGCCAGCGGCCCCGACCATGACCGCACCTTCGGCAGTGTGGTCAGCATCGAAGGCACCGCCTACGGAAACGGCGAAGGACGCTCCAAGAAACAGGCCGAACAGGCCGCCGCTCGCGTGGCCCACGACGCGTTGACCGATCCCAATCGACTGGAAACCCCGAGGGAGACCCACCATGGCTGA
- a CDS encoding acyl carrier protein produces MPAETHVERGTPMDRQQVFALIRDRLADILEIEPAIISEGQSFADDLDADSLALIELVEALEEELSERSVGFRIDDEDLADLKTVRDAVDYVFGRL; encoded by the coding sequence TTGCCCGCCGAAACCCACGTTGAACGAGGAACCCCCATGGATCGACAGCAGGTGTTTGCGCTGATACGAGATCGGTTGGCCGACATTCTCGAAATCGAGCCCGCCATTATCTCGGAGGGGCAGAGTTTCGCGGATGACCTCGACGCCGATTCGCTAGCGCTGATCGAGCTGGTGGAGGCGTTGGAGGAGGAGTTGAGCGAGCGCTCGGTGGGCTTCCGGATCGACGACGAAGATTTGGCGGACCTGAAGACGGTTCGCGACGCGGTCGACTACGTCTTCGGTCGGCTGTAA
- the plsX gene encoding phosphate acyltransferase PlsX has translation MLPVALDAMGGDNAPGEIVAGAHRAVAELGVPVVLVGQPEVLEPLANGLEIIAASEVIPMSADPGSSVRRMKDSSLVRAAEAVRDGRASAMISAGNTGATMASALLRMGRIKGVARPAIATPIPVPGGDPTILLDAGANAECQADWLLQFAQMGVVFARSRYGIEQPRVGLLSIGEEASKGTPLVKETNALLAAPDALQAAGGIFIGNVEGRDVMTNDVDVVVTDGFTGNVVLKTLEGGMRALVNAIFAAFGTTPATEAASEVLIPALLPLYGTLDPDNTGGAMLLGVDGLCLISHGSSSATAVVNAIRVAAELHEAGIVERLRTAVASG, from the coding sequence ATGCTTCCCGTCGCCCTGGATGCGATGGGCGGGGACAACGCCCCGGGTGAGATCGTGGCCGGAGCTCATCGAGCGGTGGCCGAACTGGGCGTGCCGGTGGTGCTGGTGGGGCAGCCCGAGGTGCTCGAGCCCCTTGCCAACGGCCTGGAAATCATCGCGGCGTCCGAAGTGATCCCGATGAGCGCCGATCCCGGTTCGAGTGTGCGCCGGATGAAGGACTCGTCGCTGGTGCGGGCGGCGGAGGCCGTCCGTGATGGGCGTGCCTCAGCGATGATTTCTGCCGGTAATACGGGGGCCACGATGGCCTCGGCTCTCCTGCGGATGGGGCGCATCAAGGGGGTGGCCCGCCCGGCGATCGCCACCCCGATTCCCGTGCCGGGCGGCGATCCCACCATTCTGCTCGACGCCGGCGCCAACGCCGAGTGCCAGGCGGACTGGCTCCTGCAGTTCGCCCAGATGGGTGTGGTGTTTGCCCGTAGTCGCTATGGCATCGAGCAGCCGCGCGTCGGCCTGCTGTCGATCGGGGAGGAGGCGTCCAAGGGGACGCCGTTGGTGAAGGAGACCAACGCCCTTCTCGCCGCCCCTGATGCGCTCCAGGCGGCCGGGGGCATCTTCATTGGCAACGTCGAGGGACGAGATGTAATGACCAACGACGTCGATGTCGTGGTTACCGACGGTTTCACCGGAAACGTGGTGCTCAAGACTCTCGAAGGCGGGATGCGGGCCCTGGTAAACGCCATTTTTGCGGCATTTGGTACTACCCCGGCCACCGAGGCGGCCAGCGAGGTGTTGATCCCCGCCCTCTTGCCCCTCTACGGCACCCTCGACCCCGATAACACCGGGGGGGCGATGCTCTTGGGGGTGGACGGGCTGTGTCTGATCTCCCACGGCTCATCCTCGGCGACGGCGGTGGTCAATGCGATACGGGTGGCCGCCGAACTGCACGAGGCGGGGATCGTCGAACGCCTCCGCACCGCTGTGGCGTCGGGCTGA
- a CDS encoding 50S ribosomal protein L32 has translation MAVPKKKTSKAKTRKRRASAWTLSAPPRSLCPHCGATKLPHVVCGKCGWYAGRQAVEVD, from the coding sequence ATGGCCGTCCCGAAGAAGAAGACCTCCAAAGCCAAGACCCGCAAGCGTCGGGCCAGCGCGTGGACCCTCAGCGCTCCGCCGCGTTCTCTGTGCCCCCACTGTGGGGCCACCAAGTTGCCTCATGTGGTCTGCGGCAAGTGCGGCTGGTACGCCGGCCGCCAGGCCGTTGAGGTTGATTGA
- a CDS encoding DUF177 domain-containing protein, with amino-acid sequence MPTRGSVLRVGITELRRRPGTQRLVVLRTAIPGLAVTSARVPDDADLAIDLTLESVEGTAITARGTVGVPWVADCRRCLDVVSGTLVVEVREVYEAHPRDGETYPIEVDEIDLEPVVRDAVLLNLPISPLCRSDCEGPVPHDLPVTGPGELPEDERDDAPPKDPRWAALDDLNFDPS; translated from the coding sequence ATGCCGACCCGGGGGTCGGTGTTGCGAGTGGGGATCACCGAGTTACGCCGGCGTCCCGGCACCCAGCGCCTGGTGGTGTTGCGGACGGCGATCCCAGGGCTGGCGGTCACTTCGGCCCGGGTGCCTGACGACGCTGACCTGGCCATCGATCTCACGCTGGAGTCGGTGGAAGGCACCGCCATCACGGCTCGCGGAACCGTAGGGGTCCCCTGGGTAGCTGACTGTCGCCGCTGCCTCGATGTGGTGTCTGGCACGCTGGTGGTGGAGGTCCGCGAGGTCTACGAGGCGCATCCCCGCGACGGTGAGACGTACCCGATTGAAGTGGATGAGATTGATCTCGAGCCGGTGGTGCGTGATGCCGTGCTGCTGAACCTGCCGATCTCGCCGTTGTGCCGGTCCGATTGTGAGGGCCCGGTGCCCCACGATCTCCCCGTCACCGGCCCCGGCGAACTGCCGGAGGATGAACGCGACGATGCTCCTCCCAAGGATCCTCGCTGGGCGGCGCTGGACGATCTCAACTTCGACCCCTCCTGA